tattatttggtaAATATAATGggattattttaaaattttagtaggGGTAATGTTATAGATTAATAGAAAAATTAGTTAAATTTAGTGGATAATTATaccatatatataattttttttaaacaaaacctaGTAGGATCCATTCGTGTCCGTTAGATCTAAACTTATTAAATTCAAGGTTTAGGTTGCTTTTAATTTCTACTTATAGGTTAAGAAAAAGTAAGAAACATTcttgtttagtttttttttttttcagatagAACAAGAATGTTAACAAGTCAACTAAGACCGGGCCTAAATAGACTCGATATTGACTCATTAATGTCTCAAGTTGAGCTCTCGAGTCGTGCTTTGACTGAATCGAGCTTTCGTCAATTCGAGCTTTTACCGATTTTTAACTGGATTCACAAACATGTGTAGAATAAATGgtataaaagacaaaaaaaaattacatgtcaTAACCGAGAGAATAGGAGTTGCTACTAGTGGTCAAAGAAAACAAACTCAAAGATCGCATATGATCGTATTATCGACATGGTTGCATATCGACAATAATTGTTAGTGTTATTATTGTAGATGACAAAGTAGAAAGAGAGGGAATTTGGAGAGGAAGAAACACGTTagtaaaatatttgtgtttttagCTTTGAATTCTTAATTTTGGACTAGTGAAGTGTTTTTTATGGGTCTCGTGAGTTATTACTAGTTGAGAGGTAGAGTCGATGTCTAgttaaacaaattttttttgccATGGTCATTAactattctaaaataaaaattataaaatacatatagtaattgaaaaataattgaGTTTGTTTGTGAATTTTCAAACAAAATTCAAGTTCATATTGGTAATGTCTCGAACTCGAATCAAATCTTATCAAACCGAACTTTGACCAAGCTTTAACTCAGTTGTGCTCATTAACCCTCTAGATAGTGTTGTATTAGAGCTGAGTCGCTCATGAGCAGTTCACCGTTCGTCTTGATAAAAGCCTGATTGTGTTCAGCGAGATTTATAAACTCTGCTCAAAAGCTCATGACCAGACTCGGTTATACGTTCATGAACAAACTCGGCTACAATATTTATGAACACGTTCGTGAGCAAATTTCGttcgatttttttaataatagtatttctataaaggaagaaatataaaaacataattttatgtgaaaatttagttttgtaggttttacaactatgtagttttgtgtaaagaaattttaaaaatgaacATAATTGATGAGTTTTCACGAGCAAAGtttaataaacataattaatgagctgCTCGCAAGCAACATTCGTTGAACAAATAAATGAACAGCTCGCAAACAGCTCATGAACAAAATTTTAAACTAGGATTCGAGGTTAAACTCAAACTCGTTAATTTTCTAACTAGTCCAATATGAGTTGGCCAAATCTCAATGACGAAACAATAGATGTTAACCTTCCTCACGATCCACCCAAAAATTAACATCCAACATCAAAATTAGATTAATACTTATATGGCAACATGTTATATAGATACAATTCGCTTTACACACccatttaatataattattatttttatgttatttatatcatatataattatattaaatatataaatgtacaTAACACGATTATGGAACGATAACCTATTTTAACACCCTTACATTAACTTTTCaattgaataattaattaattttaatttttatgcgCTTTTAGGTGGTATATTAACAAGttaaaaagaattttttaagttttctgatttttcatgttttggttcattaagctcttaatcttttattttgacACATTAAGCtcatgatcatttatttttcgcCGGTCTCATTACATCTAATTTAGTTAAAAAGACATTCATTttatctgtatttgaaattatattttttacagtttgaattacaGTTTTTACAGATTTTTTATAGCCACATTACACATATCAAAACTTCTTTCGAACTgcgaaaaatacaaatttcaaatgCATTTGAAATGAATCACATTCTGTTAACCGAGTTTTTATATTCAAACCTGATTTTTTGGTTATCAATGGTTTAATAAGACAAACCAAAATTAAAATATCAGAGGtttaatgtatctaaataaaaatgaaatactCAACAATTATAATTACAAATTCAAGTGTGACATAAAGctaaaagattatttaaattaaactcacaattttataataaaatgcATTATGTATATCATGAAGCTATTTTAATGAAAATATTGTGTTTATTTTCGTCTATAATAATGGGCAAGATGGACTTATCATACGTCTTCAACATTGTTCCACCTAACTTCAATTTGctatattcttttatttttaaaaaggcttaatacatcatttcccATCCAAAAAGCTTAATTggctcctgaacttgcataaaatattcagttagtccattgaatttgtttaaaatataatcaGTTGATCATTCGTTTGTataaaagtaagttaaatacggaagatgtattccatgcATCtcagaatgttattacataattcaaaaataaattaaaaatgaagttattacttgctcaactataaaagttgtcttctctaatattagaactgaaTACTCcaatcttggtcgttttacttttttttaagatgcgtgcgaTACATCTTCGGCATTTAACTCACTTTTTTCCGCAAGTTTAGGAAGTTAACTGAAAattaccatgtcatggaaccgttgttattacttgctcaagtATAAAagttgtcttctctaatattaaaacttttttttaagatgcgtgcgaTACATCTTCGGCATTTAACTCACTTTTTTCCGAAAGTTTAGGAAGTTAACTTAAAattaccatgtcatggaaccgttttagctaaaagctcgagctgatagttaaaggtccacttcatattaatagctgacacaCCTCCATACGCGAAAGCACACcctgcaaataactcaacaaatggggctgccaggaatcgaacccaggaccacttggtcacattggctctgataccatggcatggaaccgattgaactaaaagctcgagctgatagttaaggctcaatcatatatcttatattaatctccgataCATCCAACACCTATAAAAACACTATAACAGCATTTTACATATTTCCTCATTGACTTGATCGTTGTAGTGTTCTTAAAGACGGTTCCTTATATAAGTCAAGGAAATTTAATTAGTTTGTTACTGCTCATTCTCCATGCCTTATATcggtatatataatattaaagaagaacATCAATTTCAAACCGTTTCGCTAAAGTTTCATCGCTACTAACTCGATAAATAAAGGAAGACTTTGAATCTTCTTTATCACAATGTTTTACCCCATATTAAACCAACTATTTTAGCCCAGTGTTATAAAACCAATTTTAGACCtgtgttataaaaaattaaaaaaactggtttgactttatttaattgtcacgtcgaacattccaaacaaatttgaCGATAAATTGAAACAATTTCGTATGTTTTCTGCTATTGTTTTTAACTATATTAGCAacgtaataaatattttaaatagttgacaaaaaaaaattgcgaTTAACTTGTATATATCAGACATAGTTGTTaacattttaacaaaaaaaaaaattataattttgtttgtaatataataaatatcttatatataattgatgtttggagATCTGAAGTGATagtcaaataaaaatcaaaccggtattttctaattttcgataacgTAAAGCAAAAACTGATCTCACGTGAAAACGTTAGAtttaaatttgcaccatttcgtAAATTAAAAGCCAAATCTGCATTTCCCTTAAAAAggctaatatatatataaattttgaaagttcaaagtAAAAGTAGACATGTTCATGGACTGGGCCTAGCCGGACTCGAACCAGACCTTATCGGACTTTACATATAATTACTTTGCCAATCCCAATCCCAACCCAACCCATCTATATTTACATCGGGCTCAAATCAAACAGGGCTAGATTATAAAAAgtaatgggaaaattacacagaaattcatcttttaaaaactatttacaactatatcaaatcataattttggattatatcaaattagtaaaatcagtacttttaatatattttaaggattaaaatttataaattagaagtatataatatattttctaaggtttataatttatgaattgaagtctagatttcttaaattatggtataaaatcataatatataaagaataatgacatattaagaattaagtttgatgatataatttagttgtaattttatacttaattatgatattcatgtatttgacccaaaagTAATTCCCAAACTCGGCCCAATCCGCCCAtctattatattaaataaaattaaaattaaataatttttttctaatataattattataagcCTTTATTGTTTCATTCGATATTCTAGCAAGAGTAATTCTTTTTTAAGAGTATACCACCTGCTTATATTATTAACTAACTACatacattattattaatttattcctAGTTTGTAATTCTTAATTTTCTATGTTTTTATCTATTACTCTAATATACTAcacataattaataatatatatatatagttaaaaatattatataatataaaatcgaACCGGACCGAGCTTACTTGTGATTTTGAGACTAATCCTAATTCCAACTTATTTTATGTGCGGGTTTGAATGGACTTGGATCAGATCGGACCAAACATCAAATATGAATGTCCAACCCAACCCGTGAATAATAGGTCTGGACGGACCAATGGGCTCATGAGCAAGCCACAGTAAAAagtagggaaaattacacagaaattcatgttttaaaaactatttacaacaatatcaaatcataattttgaattatgtcaaactaataaaatcagtacttttaatatattttaaggattaaaatttataaattaaaaatctggaatatattttctaggatttatgatttatgaattggaatctagaatttttaaattataatgtaaaatcataatatatagagcataatgacatattaagaattaaatttggtgatatgatttagttgtaattttgtacttaattatgatattcatgtatttaaccCGAAAAAGTAATACAACTATTTAAACTTATTAATTTAGTAATAATTTGTTAAAGTGAGATATTACATATTATAATTTTTCGAAAACATGATTTATTTTACTTATTCTCTAGTCTACGAGTTTGTGTATTATTCTACTCAAAAGAgcaaaaagatgaaaaaaaaaatcatatcccattaaagaaaataaaatttgaacaattGATTGATTTTCCATCAAtaagaattattattttttcaaattatataaaaataataataataattgtgaGTCTCATCTATTTGCATAAATGACTACATTCTAAAATATTCACCTGATTCATAATTAGAAAAGCTTCCATTTCTGCTCTAACGACTCACAGATTAGGCCTATGCAGCATTTGGCACTTAGAGGGTAGTTTGAAACTGTATAATAATCATAAGCAATAAAAACAAATACGTAAGCACTAACAATAACAAACATCACAGAATTATGACTATAAATCTTGTGTTAGGTATGTAGATTGAGGGGCTAGATACCCATTTGAGTGGTCCATTCACATATTTGACACACTTTCCTTTCATCATACGGAtctagacactttcatccacatTGAACAAAAATACCATTATTTCAATTCACCTTCATCCTCAAACTCTCAAACTTTGTCTTCTGATTTGCTTGAAAATCTTCGATACCACCACCGAAGCAACGCTACAATGCCCTCTTTATTCAGTTTCTTATGGAGGATTAAAAAATGTTCAGAATCGGAGTAGAGAAGAAACTCAAAAATTGTATCAGGATTGTTCAAAACTACATTGGATGAAAGCACGCAAGGAAAATCCATTGGATGATTTACTATCTCCATTTATGATTTCCCTTCTCCATCTCCTTCGTTTTTCATTTTACATACACATTATTCAAGTATGCGGTTGGTAAGTTAAATGTTTTCTCGTTGAACCCGCCATTTCCAATTCCTCCATTTTTGTCGCATCGATAGTTCTCCTGTCGCAAATGGAGGAAATCGGAAATGACGGGTTCAACTAGAAAACATTCAACTAACAAACTGCGTACTTGAATAATGTATATGTAAAATGAAGAAAGAATACTTATATGAACTTGAATAATGTATGAATATGCTTAGATTTTGGGttgaattattgaattttgttGTAAGAATTTGAAAGAAATAAAGGTTAGGGTATTTTCATCCAgaatggatgaaagtgtctaatttggtaaaaggGAAGTGtgtcaaatatgttaatggacTCCTTCAAATGGGCTTGATTAGTAATTAGCCCTGGATTGAAACTGTTTTTCATATTAAGATTACTTAACAAAGACTGCTTCTTTAACTAATCAACTATGTTGCACGGGAACTCTTATTCACAAGTATTTCCACGTTTTGTGTCCGTTTCCtagctatatttttttagaaataacgtttcatGGTGTCCGTTTCAGTTTACGCTTCTCTGTCAGTTTGcttttccgtgcaacatagctatGCAACATCACAAAGACCACTCAAAGAGCTAATAGTAATTATACTCTTGAGGTTTCAACAGGATAGTCACAAATTAAACATAGGAATAATATAAATATGCGGAACAAGTTCAATAGCTCGAAAATGGATTTTGCTGAAATTAAATTGTCAACAGCAACAAAATCAACATGTTACTTGAAAATGAAATCTAATTTGGCACCTTGATGCAGCACTGATTATTGAAATCAGCACATATACAGTGTGTGACTCATGCTGATCTTCTTACATTTTTGGGCAGAAGACAGTCGGCTTATAGACCGGTGCATGACCGACACATTAACGgttacattttttatttgtaaattttttgtCCTCCTTTGTGCTTTgcttttcttcctctttttatCCTAAAGTTTTGGTACTCGTGATCATTATGATGAACATTACCGCATTCTCAACCAGCTAAAAATAAGTACTAGGTACTTAAGCGCTCTTCCTAAGTTCCTATGAATGCTATTCAACTCTGGATTCACTAGAGGCCATGAAGAAAAGGCAATGAGAGTAAATCATATCAACAATATTGATTGCTAATGCAAGACTCTTCAAAAGTAAAATAAAGAGAAGGGTCCCGGGATGTGTGCGTACCAAAGGTGCATATACATCTAGATCTGAAAGAATTAATCCTTATTTCCCTAGAAATAGTATTTACATGTTTCAAAGTATTTTGACTCCTTTTTCTACCTTAAAATTGCAAGTTCCTATCATGTACAATTAAAAGGGATTATAGAACACATGACGTTTCTAAAAACTTAACAGCACATGAATCTGTGATTACAAAGCATGATGAAAGGACTCTTCCTAATAATTtaatcccaaaaaaatccataaCTACATGATGGAAGGGATTTCTTGTTTTAATCAcacaaaaaagatgattttaaaCTTATGTTGAAGGGTCCAGTTCAAGGCAATATCAAACTTGCAATGAAGCAGAGTTAGACACAAAAAAGGACTGGCATTAGATGATAATGAAAACGATGACGATTCTCAAACTTCATATCACAATAATTGGTAAGTAAAATGAATTGAAGAATGCTACACTTATATGTATGTATGCTTGCAAGATAATTTTTGTTGTTCTGGTCACCGACAAACATTATGAAAAACATAGTATAGGAATGTAATCTAACGGCAGAATTGAGATGGACATTACCTGAAATATAATCTTCACAGTTATCCTTCCCAACTTCCCCATGGACCATTGCACCCACCTAAAGATATGAAAAGGCTAgaacataaaaaaaactcaaagaGCAAAGGGAAAACACAGTTGCCCCCGGAATAGATTCATATGCACATCTGAAAATGATTGAACAGTAAAAGAAAGCATACCACAAAAACAAGGCTAGCATCATCAGCAGCAACAGAAACATAGCTGTCTAAATCAACCAACTTGGGTGAATTGTATGATAAACCTGCTTTGTAAACAAAATCAACATTAAATACTCCAAAATAATTGGATTGAATGCTAAACGATTAAGAGATGAAAACTCACCTATCACGCGAGCCTTTTCAGGTAAATGACGAGTCACAGGTTCCTTAAGAACACGCAGAAGTACATCCCCTGTATCTTTGTCACGAATACAAGACTTCTCCAATAGCTCCACTATCATAAATGGCAAAAACTCAATGATTTACAGCACAACTACtaagtgtgtgtgtgtgtgtatatcaGCAATTAGACTAGCAAACTGTGATAAAAGAGTTGCGAATAGGGATACAGGATACGTACAGATGATACCACAAAAACGCTTGAAAGTTCTCGGGATTCGGACATGAGGTTTAATTTCAAATAGAACCCCTGAATCCGTCCTGACATAGATAGCACCTACCATACCAAGTTTGTTTAGAGGGCTATCTAAAATTCCTTTGAGAGCCTCATAGACAATGTCAGGACGATAATCGTTAAGTTTCTTCCCTTGTTTCAGCAGAAAATCAGCATCCTCCTCAGAATTCAAAAGCTTTGACTTCTTTCGAACAAAACCCTTTTTCAAAGATGCATTTTCAAGAATAAAAATGGCACGAGAACTCACTTTAGTTGCCTGGGAAGGCGTTTCATTAGATGCTATATGAGTTTCTCctcttattttcttatcatcatccatatcagcattaTCATTCTTACTTACTACCTCTGAATTCTGATTATGCTCTGGCAGAGGTAAGCAGCCATCTCTCTTTCGCTTCAACATTACTTTTCCTTTGTTTAATTTCATTTAACAGTATATGAAAGACTGGAAGTTACTAGGGAAGTGCAGCTGAAAGTGCACAACTAACAAATTACCACTCTAGAGGAATAACAAAAGCACATGAAAACCAAGCTGATTCTGCGAAGCAGGTCAAAACTGAGCCACCTGAAGCAAGCAGATATTATCAATAAGTAAAACACTCATGTAGAAACAATAGCAAAGCACTCATTATGCGGAGAACTTCAAAATTGACATGTAAAGAGCGAAATCATGAGGCTATATATGATTATCGATTTGCAGGCAATTTAGCAGCGAGTTATTAACACCAAGGATTAGCTAGTGACAGGCAAACCAAAAGAATGCAACAGGCTCTCAAACCTCAGCAAGTTCATCACAAAAATAAATTCAGAAATCTAATTCCAGCAACGGAAATTCagattaagaaaataaaaagacaaattGAGAATACCGATCGGAGGCGGTGACGTCGAGTGGAGCAGCAGATGACGATGGAGGCTGGACAGTGGGAGGAGACGATGGAATTGGAGGGAGACGGAGGCGGCTGTAATAAATTGTTAACTACTGTAATTTATCCTTCTTGGGTATTTTAAGGAGACCTAAATTACTTTTACTACTAGAAGAGGCTAAACGATAATATCAATTAACACttaaaactattatattaatttaaataaaaaaaaaactattatattaatttaaaatatttattgtttaacaaaaaaaaatttaaaatatttatggaTATTGAAATtgtttagggataaggtaccaaaacaGGCCAACGGTTTTTgagaaagtaccaatttaggtttaacgttcaaaatagcatcaatataggcttaacgtttacaacataatatcaatttaggcttaacgtttacaatataacatcaatttagacctcacgtacaaaatagcaccaatataggtttaacgtttataaaataatacgaatttaagcttaacgtttcagaaaatatatacaatttaagttaaacgtcataattaaattagtcatatatttttatttattataatataattaattagtattcttgcccattaaactCTTATATTCGTTTTTCATAAATGATTctatgactactaaatttcatatctcatgtaatatatgcaaattaaaagtaattgaatatccaatattttgaacactgacatgtaacaatattattttaactagtattcaaaatattgtggatattcaattacttttagtttgtataaattatatgagccatgaaatttaggagtaatgaaatggttgatgaaaaacaaaaataaggttttaatggacaagaaaactaattaattgtattagaATAAATAAGAGaatagaattaaataaaaatataacatataaagttaataggaaaataatataatatggttaatttaattgtgacatttagcttaaattggatatattttgtaaatgttaaacttaaattcgtattattttgtaaacgttaagcctatattggtgttattttgtacgtgaggcctaaattgatgctatattgtaaacgttaaacctaaattgatattatgttgtaaacattaaatctatattggtgctatttcgAACGTTgaatctaaattgatacttccctaaAAACCTTAAACCTATTTTGGTAACTTCTAATGGTTTAATCCAAAGACTTAAAATAATTTAGTTAAGTTCAGAAAAACTTAATTTtataaatcaaaatatataattacaattttagattaaatatcaataagttttttttgaacaacaATATTCACAGTTTAGTActtattttttaaacattaaatttttaattttataaaaaaacacttaaattttttaaataatatatagtttctaacacaaaaataaatattttttttttttttttacaaccaaagcatatattaagaatcaagATAAAGCAgattacaaataaaatcagggggtacagaaaaccactcaccccgatgtaaaggtaaaatactacttctagctaacaaatgagcaacaGAGTTTGCAGAACGACAGACAAAACGAATAAAGCAATTAAAAAGCTCTTTCAATGAAAAATGACAATCCTTGGCTAAGGCGTTAAAAGGAGATGAAACCTCTAACGGGCGGGCCATAGACTGTACCACGATGAAAGAATCTGACTCAATAATTACATCCTTCCATCTGCGATCTTTTATCCAACTGAGAGCTTCACGGACCGATAGCGCTTCAATGAACGATGCATCTTGATAAATCTGCAAGGTTCCATTTTTAGCCGCAACAAACCGGCCCAACTCATCCTGAACGATACACACAAACCCAGCCACATTCTCATTCGCAAAGGACGCACCATCCACATTCAGTTTTAGGAAGCCTGGTGGAGGACGCTGCCACACCATCGGGCTAGGCACAGCCGGACTACCTGAAAGAGAAACCGATGCATGCGCTTTCTTCCAGGACTGTAGAAAAGAGACGGCCGAATGGAACAGGATCGAGGCTTGTGAATCCTTCTGATTCCACACAATATCatttctataacaccaaataatccACCATAAAACCGCTACAAGCTCAACCAGCTCCACCGGTTTAGAGAAGATCCAGccccaataataaaaaatgttatgaaattgggttcccacatccccaataggcgaaatagtccaaatagctcgagccatagtacatttgagaaaaatatgataAGAATCTTCCACCGCCCCATGGCAGAGCTCGCATAAATCTGAGATAGGaaccctccgggcttttagtgCGACTTTAGAGGGGAAACAGTTAGCAAGAACCCGCCAAAGAAGGTTCTTAACTTTAGGGGGCACTTTGAGATTCCAAACTTTATTCCAAACTGGAGAATCAATGAACCAATTTGTTCCAAACCCAGACATAAGCTTTCGGTACCCACTTTTAACTGTATAGATGCCCCGCCGGTCATCCTTCCAGTACCACACATCATGGTCAACCCGATTAGATAAGGGGATGCGGAGAATAAGTTCTGCATCCCGAGGAACAAAAATGCCCGAAACTAACCCAACATCCCAAGACCGTCGACCCTCCTCCATAAGATCAGCCGCTACTTCCACCCCTAAATCGTCCAATTTTTCACTTTCAATATATGGAAAATGATCGTCAGGGAGCCACAGGTCATCCCAAATCCGGACATCATCACCCGCCCCTACAAATCTGCGAATACCTGACTTTAGCAACTCTTGAGCACCCATAATACTACGCCAGATAAAGCTAGGCCCATCAGATAACGATGCATCAAGAAAAGAGCTATTGGGATAATAAAGAGCTTTAAAAACTCGTGCCACAAGAGACTCAGGATTTGAGCTAAGTCGCCAACCTTGTTTAGCCAATAAAGCTAAGTTGAAAGTATGCAACTTTCTGAACCCCATTCCACCAAATTTTTTAGGGCAGCACAGCTTATCCCACGATTTCCAATGTAAACTACCTTTACCCGAATCATCTGATCCCCACCAAAAAGAGTTCATCAACTTCTCTAGATCATCACAAATATTTATAGGAAAAAGGAATAGACTCATAGCATAAGAAGGAAGCACATGCACAACTGATTTAATCATAATCTCCTTTCCTGCTCTTGATAGAAACCTGGCTTTCCAACTCTTCAATCTAGATCGCACCAAGTCCTCAGCAAAACCAAAAACCTGTGACTTATTCCTTCCCACCACCGAAGGAAGACCCAGATACTTATCCGGGAGGGCTACAGTGGAAAGACCCAAAATATTACTAGTTTCTGCACACCCACCATCTGGACAGTTTCGACTGAAAGATATAGAggattttgataaatttattttctatCCAGAAGCACACTCATAGTCATTTAGAGCTTGTTTAATTG
The sequence above is drawn from the Euphorbia lathyris chromosome 6, ddEupLath1.1, whole genome shotgun sequence genome and encodes:
- the LOC136234243 gene encoding ribosomal RNA small subunit methyltransferase NEP1-like isoform X4, producing the protein MKLNKGKVMLKRKRDGCLPLPEHNQNSEVVSKNDNADMDDDKKIRGETHIASNETPSQATKVSSRAIFILENASLKKGFVRKKSKLLNSEEDADFLLKQGKKLNDYRPDIVYEALKGILDSPLNKLGMVGAIYVRTDSGVLFEIKPHVRIPRTFKRFCGIILELLEKSCIRDKDTGDVLLRVLKEPVTRHLPEKARVIGLSYNSPKLVDLDSYVSVAADDASLVFVVGAMVHGEVGKDNCEDYISETE
- the LOC136234243 gene encoding uncharacterized protein isoform X2, producing the protein MKLNKGKVMLKRKRDGCLPLPEHNQNSEVVSKNDNADMDDDKKIRGETHIASNETPSQATKVSSRAIFILENASLKKGFVRKKSKLLNSEEDADFLLKQGKKLNDYRPDIVYEALKGILDSPLNKLGMVGAIYVRTDSGVLFEIKPHVRIPRTFKRFCGIILELLEKSCIRDKDTGDVLLRVLKEPVTRHLPEKARVIGLSYNSPKLVDLDSYVSVAADDASLVFVVGAMVHGEVGKDNCEDYISGELSMRQKWRNWKWRVQRENI
- the LOC136234243 gene encoding uncharacterized protein isoform X3 codes for the protein MKLNKGKVMLKRKRDGCLPLPEHNQNSEVVSKNDNADMDDDKKIRGETHIASNETPSQATKVSSRAIFILENASLKKGFVRKKSKLLNSEEDADFLLKQGKKLNDYRPDIVYEALKGILDSPLNKLGMVGAIYVRTDSGVLFEIKPHVRIPRTFKRFCGIILELLEKSCIRDKDTGDVLLRVLKEPVTRHLPEKARVIGLSYNSPKLVDLDSYVSVAADDASLVFVVGAMVHGEVGKDNCEDYISALLRWWYRRFSSKSEDKV
- the LOC136234243 gene encoding uncharacterized protein isoform X1 yields the protein MKLNKGKVMLKRKRDGCLPLPEHNQNSEVVSKNDNADMDDDKKIRGETHIASNETPSQATKVSSRAIFILENASLKKGFVRKKSKLLNSEEDADFLLKQGKKLNDYRPDIVYEALKGILDSPLNKLGMVGAIYVRTDSGVLFEIKPHVRIPRTFKRFCGIILELLEKSCIRDKDTGDVLLRVLKEPVTRHLPEKARVIGLSYNSPKLVDLDSYVSVAADDASLVFVVGAMVHGEVGKDNCEDYISVSNYPLSAKCCIGLICESLEQKWKLF